In Stutzerimonas stutzeri, a genomic segment contains:
- the rutB gene encoding pyrimidine utilization protein B produces the protein MNAIGSFSGYGLEAPDEALKLPARPEPLVMKASETALIVVDMQNAYSTKGGYLDLAGFDVSSTGPVIEKIRQALATARAAGIQVIFLQNGWDNGYVEAGGPGSPNWHKSNALKTMRKRPELAGTLLAKGGWDYQLVDELTPQSGDIVVPKPRYSGFFNSHLDSTLRARGIRNLVFTGIATNVCVESTLRDGFHLEYFGVVLADATHQAGPEFAQQAALYNIETFFGWVSNVEDFCSTFASAKATADAL, from the coding sequence ATGAATGCCATTGGATCGTTTTCCGGCTATGGCCTGGAGGCGCCGGACGAGGCGCTGAAATTGCCGGCGCGCCCCGAGCCGCTGGTAATGAAAGCGAGCGAAACCGCGCTGATCGTGGTGGATATGCAGAACGCCTATTCCACCAAGGGCGGCTACCTGGATCTGGCGGGCTTCGATGTGTCGAGCACCGGGCCGGTGATCGAGAAGATCCGCCAGGCGCTGGCCACCGCACGTGCTGCCGGCATTCAGGTGATCTTTCTGCAGAACGGCTGGGACAACGGGTACGTCGAGGCCGGCGGCCCGGGTTCGCCCAACTGGCACAAGTCCAACGCGCTGAAAACCATGCGCAAGCGCCCGGAGCTGGCCGGCACGCTGTTGGCCAAGGGCGGCTGGGACTACCAGTTGGTAGATGAACTCACGCCGCAGTCCGGCGACATCGTGGTGCCCAAGCCGCGCTACAGCGGCTTCTTCAACTCGCACCTGGACAGCACCCTGCGCGCCCGCGGCATCCGCAATCTGGTCTTCACCGGCATCGCCACCAATGTGTGCGTGGAATCGACCCTGCGTGACGGCTTCCACCTGGAGTATTTCGGCGTGGTGCTGGCCGACGCGACGCATCAGGCCGGGCCTGAATTCGCCCAGCAGGCCGCGCTGTACAACATCGAGACGTTCTTTGGCTGGGTCTCGAACGTAGAAGATTTCTGCAGCACCTTTGCTTCCGCCAAGGCCACTGCCGACGCGCTCTAG
- the rutD gene encoding pyrimidine utilization protein D: MHYEIHGRLDADAPTLVLSSGLGGAGAFWTPQLPLLSQDYRVLVYDQLGTNKSQASLPEGYSIESMALELLDLLDSLDIRQCHFIGHALGGLVGLQMALLRPQLLQSQVLINAWSSPNPHSARCFAVRTTLLRDSGPAAYVQAQSLFLYPPDWIAANSARLAKDDEHALAHFPAPITLLRRIEALLDFDIEAELASIQTPTLLIANRDDMLVPWNRSQHMANVLPNARLELLEYGGHASSVSDSELFNRVLLDYLAERCGQVAAA, translated from the coding sequence ATGCACTACGAAATCCACGGCCGCCTGGACGCCGACGCACCGACGCTGGTGCTCAGCTCCGGGCTCGGCGGCGCGGGTGCCTTCTGGACACCGCAATTGCCGCTCCTGTCGCAGGACTACCGCGTACTGGTCTATGACCAGCTGGGCACCAACAAGAGTCAGGCCTCGCTCCCGGAGGGTTACTCGATCGAATCCATGGCGCTCGAATTGCTGGATCTGCTCGACAGCCTGGACATCCGCCAGTGCCATTTCATCGGCCATGCGCTTGGCGGGCTGGTCGGGCTGCAAATGGCCCTGTTGCGCCCGCAACTGCTGCAGAGCCAGGTGCTGATCAATGCCTGGAGCAGCCCGAACCCGCACAGCGCCCGCTGCTTCGCAGTCCGGACGACCCTGCTGCGCGACAGCGGTCCGGCCGCCTATGTACAGGCGCAGTCCCTGTTTCTCTATCCCCCGGACTGGATCGCCGCCAACAGTGCGCGACTGGCCAAGGACGACGAGCATGCTCTGGCGCATTTCCCAGCCCCGATTACCTTGCTGCGCCGGATCGAAGCGCTGCTGGATTTCGATATCGAGGCCGAACTGGCAAGCATCCAGACGCCGACATTGCTGATCGCCAACCGCGACGACATGCTGGTCCCCTGGAACCGCTCGCAGCACATGGCAAACGTACTGCCCAATGCGCGCCTGGAACTGCTGGAATATGGCGGCCACGCCTCCAGCGTCAGCGACAGCGAACTTTTCAACCGAGTCCTGCTGGACTATCTGGCCGAGCGATGCGGTCAGGTCGCGGCAGCCTGA
- the rutA gene encoding pyrimidine utilization protein A — protein MDVGVFIPIGNNGWLISENAPQYMPSFELNKAIVQKAEGYGFDFALSMIKLRGFGGKTEFWEHNLESFTLMAGLAAVTSKIQLFATAATLTLPPAIVARMASTIDSISGGRFGVNLVTGWQKPEYSQMGMWPGDEFFGTRYQYLGEYAQVLRDLWETGRSDFKGEHFQMEDCRVSPKPQADMKIICAGSSDAGMAFSAQYADYNFCFGKGVNTPTAFAPATDRLLKATEKTGRSVTSCVLFMVITDETDEAARAKWEHYKAGADQEAIAWLGEQGAADKTSGGDTNVRQMADPTSAVNINMGTLVGSYADVAKMLDEIATVPGMQGVMLTFDDFLEGIEAFGQKIQPLMQSRRHIEPLKESA, from the coding sequence ATGGATGTTGGTGTTTTCATTCCGATCGGCAACAACGGCTGGCTCATTTCCGAGAACGCGCCGCAGTACATGCCCTCGTTCGAACTGAACAAGGCCATCGTGCAAAAGGCCGAGGGCTATGGCTTCGACTTCGCGCTGTCGATGATCAAGCTACGCGGCTTCGGCGGTAAGACCGAATTCTGGGAGCACAACCTGGAATCCTTCACGCTGATGGCCGGCCTCGCCGCGGTGACCAGCAAGATCCAGCTGTTCGCCACCGCCGCCACCCTGACCCTGCCGCCGGCCATCGTCGCGCGCATGGCCTCGACCATCGATTCGATCTCCGGCGGCCGCTTCGGCGTGAATCTGGTGACTGGCTGGCAAAAGCCCGAGTACAGCCAGATGGGCATGTGGCCGGGCGATGAGTTCTTTGGCACCCGCTATCAGTATCTCGGCGAATACGCACAGGTGCTGCGCGACCTCTGGGAAACCGGACGCAGCGACTTCAAGGGCGAGCACTTCCAGATGGAAGACTGCCGCGTCAGCCCCAAGCCCCAGGCGGACATGAAGATCATCTGCGCCGGCTCCAGCGATGCCGGCATGGCCTTCTCGGCGCAGTACGCCGATTACAACTTCTGCTTCGGCAAGGGCGTGAACACCCCGACTGCCTTCGCGCCGGCCACCGATCGGTTGCTCAAGGCCACCGAGAAGACCGGCCGCAGCGTGACCTCCTGCGTGCTGTTCATGGTCATCACCGACGAGACCGACGAAGCCGCTCGCGCCAAGTGGGAACACTACAAGGCGGGCGCGGATCAGGAAGCCATTGCCTGGCTCGGTGAACAAGGCGCGGCGGACAAGACCTCCGGCGGCGACACCAACGTGCGTCAGATGGCCGACCCGACCTCGGCGGTGAATATCAACATGGGCACGCTGGTTGGCTCCTACGCCGATGTCGCGAAGATGCTCGACGAAATCGCCACAGTGCCTGGCATGCAGGGCGTGATGCTGACCTTCGATGACTTCCTCGAGGGCATCGAGGCTTTCGGCCAGAAGATCCAGCCGCTGATGCAGAGCCGCCGCCATATCGAGCCGCTGAAGGAGAGCGCCTGA
- the rutC gene encoding pyrimidine utilization protein C: protein MPKQSIIPAGSGKPLAPYVPGSMADGVVYVSGTLPFDKDNNVVHVGDAAAQTRHVLEIIKGVVEAAGGSMDDVTFNMIMLTDWANYAKVNEVYAEYFPGEKPARYCIQCGLVKPDALIEIASIAHVGK from the coding sequence ATGCCCAAGCAATCCATCATCCCCGCCGGCTCCGGCAAACCACTCGCCCCTTACGTCCCCGGCTCCATGGCCGACGGCGTGGTCTACGTCTCGGGTACCTTGCCCTTCGACAAGGACAACAATGTCGTCCATGTCGGCGATGCCGCCGCACAGACCCGCCACGTGCTGGAAATCATCAAAGGCGTCGTCGAAGCCGCTGGCGGCAGCATGGACGACGTCACTTTCAACATGATCATGCTCACCGACTGGGCCAACTACGCAAAGGTCAACGAGGTGTACGCCGAGTATTTCCCCGGCGAGAAGCCCGCGCGCTACTGCATCCAGTGCGGTTTGGTAAAGCCCGATGCATTGATCGAGATCGCCAGCATCGCGCACGTCGGCAAGTGA
- a CDS encoding malonic semialdehyde reductase — MSTPINSHALATLFGEGRTHSAWLDKPVPDALLEQLYAQVSLGPTAVNSCPGRFVFLRTPEGKEKLAPCLSKGNLEKTMSAPVTVIVAYDEGFPETLPELFPFADARSWYAGQPALITENALRNSSLQAGYLILAARALGLDTGPMSGFDAKALDEAFFAGTTWKSNLLINLGYGDASKLRDRLPRLPFDRACVLA, encoded by the coding sequence ATGTCTACACCCATCAATTCTCACGCCCTCGCCACGCTGTTCGGCGAAGGCCGTACGCATAGCGCCTGGCTGGACAAACCGGTGCCGGACGCCCTGCTCGAACAACTCTATGCGCAGGTCAGCCTCGGCCCGACCGCCGTCAACAGCTGCCCGGGCCGCTTTGTCTTCTTGCGCACGCCCGAGGGCAAGGAAAAGCTCGCGCCCTGCTTGTCCAAAGGCAACCTGGAAAAGACCATGAGCGCGCCGGTTACGGTGATCGTCGCCTATGACGAAGGCTTTCCGGAAACCCTGCCGGAGTTGTTTCCCTTTGCCGACGCGCGTAGCTGGTACGCCGGCCAGCCGGCGCTAATTACCGAGAACGCCCTGCGCAACAGCTCGCTGCAGGCGGGCTACTTGATCCTCGCCGCCCGCGCGTTGGGGCTGGATACCGGGCCGATGTCAGGCTTCGATGCCAAGGCGCTGGACGAGGCCTTTTTCGCCGGTACGACCTGGAAATCCAACCTCCTGATCAACCTCGGCTACGGCGACGCCAGCAAACTGCGCGACCGCCTGCCACGCCTGCCCTTCGACCGGGCCTGCGTCCTCGCCTGA